A part of Phoenix dactylifera cultivar Barhee BC4 chromosome 2, palm_55x_up_171113_PBpolish2nd_filt_p, whole genome shotgun sequence genomic DNA contains:
- the LOC103720385 gene encoding 1-acyl-sn-glycerol-3-phosphate acyltransferase BAT2, chloroplastic-like — protein METLLRLKPYSTPPFAPLHLHPSSRSSPSFAAIVANSPRNQSGKKLRFHGTNITIPIKKRRTIHRNVVVRSEIAAAGSTDDSACSMTEFQLGSRIRAICFYSVTIVVAIFLFVGMVVVHPFVLLFDRLRRRAHHLIAKLWATLTIAPFYEFEFEGVENLPPQNMPAVYVSNHQSFLDIYTLLTLGRCFKIISKRSIFLFPIIGWAMLLMGVIPLRRMDSRSQLDCLKRCMDLLRKGASVFFFPEGTRSKDGKLGAFKKGAFSVAAKTGVPVVPMTLLGTGKLMPAGMEGVLNPGSVKVIVHQPIEGNDADMLCCESRNVIANALLDHGYGVHGA, from the exons ATGGAAACCCTTCTACGGCTCAAACCCTACTCGACTCCTCCCTTCGCCCCCCTCCATCTGCACCCTTCTTCAAGAAGCAGCCCCTCTTTCGCTG CGATCGTTGCAAATTCTCCGAGGAACCAATCCGGCAAGAAGCTCAGATTTCATGGCACCAACATCACAATTCCTATCAAGAAACGGCGAACTATTCACCGAAATGTTGTTGTGAGATCGGAGATCGCCGCTGCCGGCTCAACCGATGATTCGGCGTGCTCGATGACAG AATTCCAATTGGGTTCAAGAATCCGGGCAATTTGCTTTTACTCCGTGACTATCGTGGTtgcaatctttctttttgtgggAATGGTGGTAGTACACCCATTCGTGCTTCTGTTTGATCGGCTTCGTCGGAGAGCTCACCACCTGATTGCTAAGCTATGGGCGACCTTGACCATTGCTCCATTTTATGAGTTTGAGTTTGAGGGGGTGGAAAACTTGCCTCCTCAGAACATGCCAGCTGTGTATGTCTCCAACCACCAGAGCTTCTTGGACATTTACACTCTTCTCACACTTGGGAGGTGCTTCAAGATCATAAGCAAGAGAAGCATTTTCCTATTCCCAATCATTGGGTGGGCAATGCTCCTTATGGGTGTCATTCCTTTGCGCCGGATGGACAGCAGGAGTCAGTTG GATTGCCTCAAACGTTGCATGGATTTGTTGAGGAAAGGGGCATCTGTATTTTTCTTTCCAGAGGGAACTCGGAGCAAGGATGGAAAACTAGGTGCATTCAAG AAAGGTGCATTTAGTGTTGCTGCAAAGACTGGTGTGCCAGTTGTGCCAATGACTCTTTTGGGAACCGGCAAGCTTATGCCTGCAGGAATGGAGGGTGTACTGAATCCTGGTTCAGTGAAAGTTATTGTTCATCAGCCTATAGAAGGAAATGATGCAGACATGTTATGCTGTGAATCTAGGAATGTCATAGCTAATGCACTTCTTGATCATGGCTATGGGGTGCATGGTGCATAG
- the LOC103720383 gene encoding cadmium/zinc-transporting ATPase HMA2-like has translation MTDDIEAKVPSAMQKTTFTVLGICCGSEAALVQKILNPLEGIENISVNVLAKTTTVIHDPSKISASQIVNALNKAKLKAGIRELGQVKTRKQSRPNANVIASGVLLLVAMFSYIYQPLVWVSLASIAIGILDMLRRCIAALGRCVLDINVLMVIAVFGAVGLGNYLEGASVVFLFTLAQWLEAKSSDKAQASLESLMNLAPRTAVIAETGETVDVKDITINTLVSVKAGERVPVDGLVVTGGSTIDESSLTGEFMPVDKEVGSKVWAGSVVLTGFINVATKALEEDSAVARMVKLVEDAQSRRSNIEEFIEKFAKYYTPGVVLIAAGIAVVPWALSFQDIRHWIYLSLVLLVVACPCALVISTPVAKVCGLSAAAKMGLIIKGGNHLEALAKIKALAFDKTGTLTEGSFKVVDMQLVEQKIDINQLLYWISSLENLSGHPIAKALVEYARFRGIQPSREVKDFKMISGEGISAYVDDCLIQIGNAQLAFRNGWLSESKFYIDEAGITVGYVGMDNHFIGYFRLGDQVRGEAAQAVHELQKQRIQVTILTGDSKAAAELIQKQIGENIKVEASLAPEDKMKKIAELKEKWGLTAMVGDGINDAPALAASDIGIAMGVAGSAVATETADVALMSNDLRKIPEAVKLARATLRKNYQNVALSLAVKLLFLGLAFGGMPSLWAAVVADMGTCLAVIFNSMLLLRKHKKEGSIAFDKSSEQLHVRVEPGLDSECSRNLQENLEGLHEPLLPPKEREEKEERPRSCCKGCRGGANGEEVDFR, from the exons ATGACAGATGACATCGAGGCCAAAGTCCCATCTGCCATGCAGAAGACCACCTTCACAGTGTTGGGCATCTGCTGTGGTTCAGAGGCAGCACTAGTACAAAAGATATTGAATCCTCTTGAAGGAATTGAGAATATCTCAGTCAATGTCTTGGCGAAAACTACAACTGTAATCCATGATCCATCTAAAATTTCAGCTTCTCAGATTG TCAATGCTCTTAACAAGGCTAAGCTGAAAGCTGGAATCCGGGAGCTTGGGCAAGTCAAGACCAGAAAGCAATCACGGCCAAATGCAAACGTAATAGCCTCAGGAGTGCTTCTCCTTGTGGCCATGTTCAGCTACATCTACCAACCACTGGTATGGGTTTCACTGGCATCGATTGCTATCGGAATTCTGGACATGCTGCGGCGCTGCATAGCTGCTCTAGGCCGCTGTGTGTTAGATATTAATGTCCTCATGGTGATTGCAG TGTTTGGTGCTGTCGGGCTTGGCAATTACCTGGAGGGAGCCTCAGTCGTTTTTCTCTTCACATTAGCACAGTGGCTGGAAGCAAAGTCAAGTGACAAG GCCCAAGCTTCATTGGAGTCACTAATGAATTTGGCACCCCGTACGGCAGTTATTGCAGAGACAGGCGAGACGGTCGATGTGAAAGATATTACAATCAATACACTTGTTTCAGTCAAAGCAGGAGAACGTGTGCCTGTTGATGGGCTTGTGGTGACTGGAGGAAGCACCATAGATGAAAGTAGTTTGACTGGAGAGTTCATGCCAGTGGATAAGGAGGTTGGTTCAAAGGTATGGGCTGGGTCAGTAGTCCTAACAG GGTTCATTAATGTGGCAACaaaggcattggaagaggactCTGCTGTTGCTAGAATGGTGAAGCTCGTGGAGGATGCTCAGAGTCGACGTTCAAACATAGAGGAGTTCATAGAAAAGTTTGCCAAGTATTATACACCAG GTGTTGTGTTGATAGCTGCAGGAATTGCTGTAGTACCATGGGCACTAAGTTTTCAAGATATTCGCCATTGGATCTATTTATCACTAGTCTTGCTTGTGGTTGCATGCCCATGTGCGCTGGTGATCTCGACTCCAGTAGCCAAAGTGTGTGGCCTCTCTGCAGCTGCCAAGATGGGTCTTATTATCAAGGGTGGGAATCACTTGGAGGCTTTAGCAAAAATAAAAGCACTAGCGTTTGATAAAACTGGAACACTAACAGAAGGATCCTTCAAGGTTGTGGACATGCAATTGGTGGAACAAAAGATAGATATTAACCAGTTGTTATACTG GATTTCGAGTCTGGAAAATCTGTCCGGCCACCCCATAGCAAAAGCTCTAGTAGAATATGCAAGGTTCCGTGGTATCCAACCTAGTAGAGAAGTGAAGGACTTCAAAATGATCTCAGGAGAAGGCATTTCTGCTTATGTAGACGATTGCTTAATCCAAATCGGAAATGCACAACTAGCCTTTCGCAATGGATGGCTATCAGAGA GTAAGTTCTATATCGATGAAGCAGGTATAACAGTTGGATACGTGGGGATGGACAATCACTTCATTGGATACTTTCGCCTTGGAGATCAAGTTCGTGGAGAAGCTGCACAAGCTGTGCATGAACTACAG AAACAACGGATCCAAGTGACTATTCTGACTGGTGACTCAAAAGCGGCAGCTGAACTCATCCAGAAACAA ATTGGAGAAAATATAAAGGTAGAAGCCAGTTTGGCACCTGAAGATAAGATGAAAAAAATTGCCGAGCTGAAAGAGAAGTGGGGTCTGACGGCGATGGTCGGGGATGGAATCAACGATGCACCGGCACTTGCAGCAAGTGATATTGGAATAGCTATGGGCGTTGCAGGATCAGCTGTGGCGACTGAAACTGCAGATGTTGCACTTATGTCAAATGATCTACGGAAGATACCTGAAGCTGTGAAGCTAGCAAGAGCTACTTTAAGGAAGAATTACCAGAATGTGGCTTTGTCCTTGGCTGTGAAACTGCTCTTCCTTGGTTTGGCATTTGGAGGGATGCCTTCTCTCTGGGCTGCCGTGGTGGCTGACATGGGCACTTGTCTCGCGGTTATCTTCAATAGCATGCTCTTACTGCGGaagcataagaaagaaggaagcaTTGCTTTTGACAAATCCTCAGAACAGCTGCATGTCAGGGTTGAACCTGGGTTGGACTCTGAATGCAGTAGAAACCTTCAGGAGAACTTGGAGGGGTTGCATGAACCCTTGTTGCCAccaaaggaaagagaagaaaaggaggagcgTCCGCGTTCATGTTGCAAGGGTTGCCGTGGAGGAGCAAATGGAGAAGAAGTTGATTTTAGGTAA